Proteins encoded within one genomic window of Bombus pyrosoma isolate SC7728 linkage group LG13, ASM1482585v1, whole genome shotgun sequence:
- the LOC122574147 gene encoding uncharacterized protein LOC122574147 translates to MYFNRSTIEPPICIYFILLFLIFLSGNVQHIEGRKCVCTSKACKEAGVDTCKTKFYCYTELILTGDQEFGGNTTTRGCTEGATPLLCETKSWVTRSKSSDNVDRSSAAWIRMPWPRLKCCDSHDYCNADHRINVSTWIHDKETPDAVEPTLDYTGSFNGMSSGRDIMGSIQPDPGPIAGGRESPDQFLENRVKPLHVAALVLAIAALISVLAACYVITRFLKTNPYTVGSVE, encoded by the exons ATGTATTTCAATCGATCGACTATCGAGCCGCCAATCTGCATATATTTCATCCTGCTATTTCTGATTTTTCTGTCGGGCAACGTTCAACATATCGAAG GTAGAAAATGCGTATGCACGAGCAAGGCCTGTAAAGAAGCCGGTGTCGACACGTGCAAGACCAAGTTTTACTGTTACACAGAGTTGATCTTGACTGGAGACCAAGAATTCGGAGGAAATACTACGACAAGAGGATGCACCGA GGGTGCCACGCCATTGTTATGCGAGACAAAGTCCTGGGTCACGAGGTCGAAGTCGAGCGACAACGTGGACCGATCGTCGGCTGCCTGGATCCGTATGCCCTGGCCCAGATTGAAGTGTTGCGACAGCCACGACTACTGTAACGCCGATCACCGCATAAATGTGTCCACGTGGATCCACGACAAAGAGACGCCCGATGCTGTGGAACCCACTTTAGATTACACCG GTTCCTTTAATGGGATGTCGTCGGGCCGAGACATAATGGGATCGATTCAGCCGGATCCAGGGCCGATTGCCGGAGGTCGAGAATCGCCAGATCAATTCCTCGAGAATCGCGTTAAACCGCTGCACGTTGCTGCACTGGTCTTGGCGATCGCTGCCCTGATATCGGTCCTAGCAGCCTGCTACGTTATTACAAG ATTCTTGAAAACGAATCCATACACCGTTGGCAGCGTGGAATAA
- the LOC122574056 gene encoding biogenesis of lysosome-related organelles complex 1 subunit 1 — MLSAIVKEHQSKQAARKERQEQKRKEAVQAASNLTQALVDHLNVGVAQAYLNQKKLDAEAKQLQHSATNFAKQTQSWLNLVEAFSSALKEIGDAENWARSIEGDMRTIATALEYSYKATQEVQGTSTS, encoded by the exons ATGTTATCTGCTATTGTAAAAGAGCACCAAAGCAAACAAGCAGCAAGAAAGGAAAGACAAG agcaaaaaaggaaagaagctGTGCAAGCCGCAAGTAACTTGACACAAGCTTTAGTTGACCATTTAAATGTTGG AGTGGCACAAGCATATCTCAATCAGAAGAAACTCGATGCAGAAGCAAAACAGTTGCAACATAGCGCgacaaattttgcaaaacaAACACAGTCATGGTTGAATTTAGTAGAAGCTTTCTCCAGTGCATTAAAGGAAATTGGTGATGCTGAGAATTGGGCACGTAGCATTGAAGGAGATATGAGAACTATAGCAACTGCTTTGGAATATTCTTATAAAG CTACCCAAGAAGTACAAGGGACTAGTACTTCTTAA
- the LOC122574458 gene encoding uncharacterized protein LOC122574458 isoform X2, which produces MARLYYECNADLRNDTEDSETNKPYACTPDKYCLYCCCNSQCCLLVQRRPPRHFWEAWYFWLGVALLAVFIISSVSSYIVSNCRHNIQGVQLRHSTHGNRRNDRDDRPRNNQNEISISIIPTSEFFPSHRKMFVIASQPAVNHLTPVVA; this is translated from the exons ATGGCTCGCCTCTACTACGAGTGTAACGCGGATCTAAGAAACGATACGGAAGATAGCGAAACGAACAAACCATACGCGTGTACACCGGATAAATATTGCTTGTATTGCTGTTGCAATTCGCAGTGTTGTCTGCTGGTGCAAAGACGGCCACCACGACACTTTTGGGAAGCCTGGTACTTTTGGCTAGGCGTTGCTTTACTCGCTGTTTTTATCATATCTTCG GTGAGCAGTTACATAGTCAGTAATTGCAGACATAATATTCAAGGTGTACAACTAAGACACAGCACGCACGGCaatcgacgaaacgatcgcGACGATCGTCCGAGAAACAACCAGAATGAGATATCCATAAGCATAATCCCGACGTCGGAATTTTTTCCATCGCACAGGAAGATGTTCGTGATTGCTTCTCAACCGGCCGTAAATCACCTGA CTCCTGTCGTTGCGTGA
- the LOC122574458 gene encoding uncharacterized protein LOC122574458 isoform X1 has protein sequence MARLYYECNADLRNDTEDSETNKPYACTPDKYCLYCCCNSQCCLLVQRRPPRHFWEAWYFWLGVALLAVFIISSVSSYIVSNCRHNIQGVQLRHSTHGNRRNDRDDRPRNNQNEISISIIPTSEFFPSHRKMFVIASQPAVNHLKRIHVRTHLCTA, from the exons ATGGCTCGCCTCTACTACGAGTGTAACGCGGATCTAAGAAACGATACGGAAGATAGCGAAACGAACAAACCATACGCGTGTACACCGGATAAATATTGCTTGTATTGCTGTTGCAATTCGCAGTGTTGTCTGCTGGTGCAAAGACGGCCACCACGACACTTTTGGGAAGCCTGGTACTTTTGGCTAGGCGTTGCTTTACTCGCTGTTTTTATCATATCTTCG GTGAGCAGTTACATAGTCAGTAATTGCAGACATAATATTCAAGGTGTACAACTAAGACACAGCACGCACGGCaatcgacgaaacgatcgcGACGATCGTCCGAGAAACAACCAGAATGAGATATCCATAAGCATAATCCCGACGTCGGAATTTTTTCCATCGCACAGGAAGATGTTCGTGATTGCTTCTCAACCGGCCGTAAATCACCTGA AACGCATTCACGTACGGACACATCTTTGCACTGCATAA
- the LOC122574054 gene encoding splicing factor 3B subunit 4 yields the protein MAAGPIAERNQDATIYVGGLDDKVTESLMWELFVQSGPVVNVHMPKDRVTQMHQGYGFVEFMGEEDADYAIKIMNMIKLYGKPIRVNKASAHQKNLDVGANIFIGNLDPEVDEKLLYDTFSAFGVILQTPKIMRDPETGNSKGFAFINFASFDASDASIEAMNGQYLCNRPISVSYAFKRDAKGERHGSAAERLLAAQNPLSQADRPHQLFADAPPLAPPPIPNSNTATHQATHHPQHHVMHHGMVVPPPPPPSTPGPPMGHPPPPPVPPPPSSGFPPASIPPPPLPPMSMATHPPLPPGMPPPLPPMPVPTSQSQQTTPRMMAPPPPHWGVSGPPQGQFPPPPPPSSTGAPPPPQFGQFQPPPPRPPPTWRHPPPPPVSQGGPPPPPPPQFRPPFPPRGPPPPPPPHDSSQY from the exons ATGGCGGCCGGTCCTATCGCTGAACGTAATCAAG aTGCCACAATATATGTGGGTGGATTGGATGATAAGGTCACAGAATCTCTTATGTGGGAACTGTTCGTCCAATCAGGACCAGTGG tcaACGTGCATATGCCTAAAGACAGAGTAACACAAATGCATCAGGGCTATGGGTTTGTAGAATTTATGGGAGAAGAAGATGCTGACTAtgctattaaaataatgaacatgataaaattatatggaaAACCAATAAGAGTAAATAAAGCAAGTGCTCATCAGAAGAACCTAGATGTTGGTGCTAATATCTTTATTGGAAATCTTGATCCAGAAGTAGATGAGAAACTATTATACGACACCTTCAGTGCATTTGGAGTAATTCTTCAGACGCCAAAA ataaTGAGAGATCCTGAAACAGGGAACTCCAAGGGCTTTGCATTCATAAACTTTGCTTCCTTCGATGCCTCCGATGCAAGTATAGAAGCAATGAACGGTCAGTACTTATGCAACAGACCGATTTCCGTATCATACGCTTTCAAACGCGACGCGAAAGGAGAAAGACACGGTAGTGCTGCTGAACGATTGTTAGCTGCTCAAAACCCGCTAAGTCAAGCAGACAGGCCTCATCAATTATTTGCCGACGCTCCTCCTTTGGCGCCACCTCCGATTCCAAATTCTAATACAGCGACTCACCAAGCTACTCATCATCCTCAACATCATGTGATGCATCATGGAATGGTTGTACCACCACCTCCACCTCCGTCAACACCAGGACCTCCAATGGGCCACCCACCACCACCACCTGTTCCACCGCCGCCATCGAGTGGCTTTCCTCCAGCAAGTATTCCTCCGCCTCCTTTACCTCCGATGTCAATGGCTACACATCCTCCTTTACCGCCTGGAATGCCACCTCCATTGCCACCTATGCCCGTTCCAACGTCTCAATCGCAACAGACGACACCCAGAATGATGGCACCACCACCTCCTCATTGGGGAGTGAGTGGGCCACCTCAAGGTCAATTTCCACCTCCTCCGCCTCCCTCATCTACCGGAGCACCTCCACCTCCGCAATTTGGACAGTTTCAACCACCACCACCGCGACCTCCTCCAACATGGAGGCATCCACCGCCTCCTCCTGTATCACAGGGTGGACCACCGCCGCCACCACCTCCACAATTTCGACCACCTTTCCCACCAAGAGGTCCACCTCCACCTCCACCACCTCACGATTCCAGTCAATATTAG